The following proteins come from a genomic window of Plectropomus leopardus isolate mb chromosome 11, YSFRI_Pleo_2.0, whole genome shotgun sequence:
- the golt1bb gene encoding golgi transport 1Bb isoform X2, whose amino-acid sequence MISLTDSQKIGMGLTGFSVFFLFFGMMLFFDKALLAIGNILFVSGLSFVIGLERTFRFFFQRHKVKATSFFLGGVFVVLIGWPIIGVVLEIYGFFLLFRGFFPVAVGFIRRIPVLGSLLSLPGISTLVDKIGESNTMV is encoded by the exons ATGATTTCACTCACGGATTCACAAA AAATTGGGATGGGGCTGACGGGGTTCagtgtgtttttcctcttctttgggatgatgctgttttttgataaaGCTCTGCTCGCCATTGGAAAT ATCCTGTTCGTGTCAGGCCTGTCCTTCGTCATCGGCCTGGAGCGAACGTTCAGATTCTTCTTCCAGAGGCACAAAGTCAAAGCCACCAGCTTCTTCCTGGGAGGAGTGTTCGTGGTTCTGATCGGCTGGCCGATCATCGGCGTCGTTCTGGAGATCTACGGTTTCTTCCTCTTATTCAG AGGGTTCTTCCCGGTGGCAGTGGGCTTCATCAGAAGAATACCAGTGCTGGGGTCTTTGCTCAGTTTACCCGGGATCAGTACA ctGGTGGATAAAATCGGTGAGAGCAACACGATGGTATAA
- the golt1bb gene encoding golgi transport 1Bb isoform X1 codes for MTIVITVLFLTEIGMGLTGFSVFFLFFGMMLFFDKALLAIGNILFVSGLSFVIGLERTFRFFFQRHKVKATSFFLGGVFVVLIGWPIIGVVLEIYGFFLLFRGFFPVAVGFIRRIPVLGSLLSLPGISTLVDKIGESNTMV; via the exons ATGACTATTGTAataactgttttgtttcttacaGAAATTGGGATGGGGCTGACGGGGTTCagtgtgtttttcctcttctttgggatgatgctgttttttgataaaGCTCTGCTCGCCATTGGAAAT ATCCTGTTCGTGTCAGGCCTGTCCTTCGTCATCGGCCTGGAGCGAACGTTCAGATTCTTCTTCCAGAGGCACAAAGTCAAAGCCACCAGCTTCTTCCTGGGAGGAGTGTTCGTGGTTCTGATCGGCTGGCCGATCATCGGCGTCGTTCTGGAGATCTACGGTTTCTTCCTCTTATTCAG AGGGTTCTTCCCGGTGGCAGTGGGCTTCATCAGAAGAATACCAGTGCTGGGGTCTTTGCTCAGTTTACCCGGGATCAGTACA ctGGTGGATAAAATCGGTGAGAGCAACACGATGGTATAA
- the LOC121949984 gene encoding spexin prohormone 1-like, with the protein MSLIVTLFMVTLVAQCWSAPQRRNWTPQAILYLKGAQGHRSVVQRTSREEGDTLHIVTHSQRSDGPGLSLSSILLEHLQRAVEEGGDISDNYPDEQELNLNYL; encoded by the exons ATGTCCCTAATAGTCACGTTGTTCATGGTGACATTGGTTGCCCAGTGCTGGAGTGCACCACAG CGGAGAAACTGGACTCCTCAGGCCATCTTATACCTAAAAGGAGCAC aGGGACATCGTTCAGTGGTGCAGCGCACCAGCAGAGAAGAAGGGGACACCTTACATATAG TGACTCACAGTCAGCGCAGTGATGGACCTGGTCTGTCTTTGTCGTCCATTCTTCTGGAGCATCTGCAGCGAGCTGTGGAAGAAG GTGGAGACATTTCAGATAATTACCCAGATGAACAAGAGCTGAATTTGAACTATTTGTGA